The DNA region GAAGACGGTCGAGCCGTCGTTGAACGGCTCGAACAACCGGTCGCTGGCGATCATCGCGCCGATGGGCGAGTACCCGGACGTGAGACCCTTGGCGCAGGTGATGATGTCGGGAACATAGCCGAAGTCGTTGCAGGCGAACATCGATCCGATGCGACCGTAGGCGCAGATCACCTCGTCGGAGACCAGCAGCACGTCGTACTCGTCGCAGATCTCGCGGACCCGCTCGAAGTATCCGGGCGGCGGCGGGAAGCAGCCTCCGGCGTTCTGCACCGGCTCCAGGAACACCGCCGCGACGGTGTCGGGGCCTTCGAACTCGATGGCCTCGGCGATCCGGTCAGCGCAGTACCGGCCGAACGCCTTGGGGTCCGAGCTGAACTGCTCGGGGGCCCGGTAGAAGTTGGTGTTCGGGACGCGGAAACCGCCGGGGGTCGGCGGATCGAACGGCGCCTTGAACGTCGGGATGCCGGTAATGGCCAGCGCACCCTGCGGCGTGCCGTGGTAGGCGATGGACCTCGAGATCACCTTGTACTTGCCGGGCCTGCCGGTCAGCTTGAAGTACTGCTTGGCCAGCTTCCAGGCGCTCTCGACGGCCTCGCCGCCACCCGTGGTGAAGAAGACGCGGTTCAGATCGCCGGGCGCGTAGCCGGCGAGCCGCTCGGCGAGCTCGATGGCGGGCGGAGTGGCGAAGGACCACAGCGGGAAGAAGGCCAGCGACTCGGCCTGCTTGGCGGCGGCTTCGGCCAGCTCGGCGCGGCCGTGGCCAACCTGGACGACGAACAGCCCGGAAAGGCCGTCGATGTATTTGTTGCCGTTGCTGTCCCAGATGTGGACACCCTCGCCGCGGGTGATGATCGTCGGCGTGATGCCTTCGCCGTGGCGAGCGAAGTGACCCCACAGGTGGCGATTGGCCTTGGCTGCCAGATCGCTGGTGGTGGTCTGTTCGGTTTCGGAAATGATAGTCATCGTGTACCCCAATTGTATTGCTGTTTAACAAGTTTCAGATAGACAAGGGTTTCGGTGGATATCACTCCCGGCAGCGCGCGGATTTTGGTGTTGAGCAGTTCGAGCAGGCTGTCGTCGTCCTCGCAGACCACCTCGACGATGGCGTCGAACGAACCGGCGGTGAGCACCACGTAGTCGACGGACTCGATCGTGGCCAGTTTCTCGGCGATCTTGGTGGTGTCACCGGTGCACTTGATCCCGATCATGGCCTGGCGGGCGAAACCCAACTGCATCGGATCGGTGACCGCGACGATCTGCATCACCCCGGCGTCCACCATCCGCTGGACCCGCTGGCGCACGGCGGCCTCGGACAGACCCACGGCCTTGCCGATGCCCGCGTACGAGCGTCGGCCGTCCTGCTGCAACTTCTCGATGATCGCTTTGGACAGGTCGTCGAGCTGAAATGCGGCCCCTGGACGAGACTGGTTCACACGGAACGAGACGGGGCCGACGACACGCGGAACCCCGGGGTTGGCCATGACACTGATTGTGCACGGAATCCGTCGCGCCAAGCAACCATGACCATGAAATCCCTTGTTTCGAGTGATTGGCGCAGCCGTAATGCGTAGCTTCAGGCCGGGCGTCGCGATAGCGTTGTGCCATGACTGTGGCAAGCAGCTGGATCGATGGTGCGCCGGTGCTGACCGGCGGCGCGGAGCATGTGGTGGTCAATCCCGCGACGGGTGAGGCCGTCGCCGAGATGGCCCTGGCCCGACCGGAGGACGTCGACGCCGCCGTCGCGTCGGCGCGCACCGCCCTGCGCGACTGGGCCGGTGCCACCCCGGCGGAGCGGTCGGCGGTGCTGGCCAAGTTGGCGAAGTTGGCCGACGAGGCCACCGACGTGCTGATCGCCGAGGAGGTCAGCCAGACGGGGAAGCCGGTGCGGCTGGCACGCGAGTTCGACGTCCCCGGCAGCGTCGACAACATCGACTTCTTCGCCGGCGCCGCCCGTCATCTCGAGGGCAAGGCCACCGCGGAGTACTCCGGCGACCACACGTCGTCGATCCGCCGTGAGGCTGTCGGCGTGGTCGCCACGATCACCCCGTGGAACTACCCGCTGCAGATGGCGGTGTGGAAGGTGTTGCCCGCCCTGGCGGCGGGCTGCTCGGTGGTGATCAAGCCCGCCGAGATCACCCCGCTGACGACGCTGACGCTGGCACGCCTGGCCAGTGAAGCTGGTCTGCCGGACGGGGTGTTCAACGTGCTCACCGGTGCCGGCGCCGACGTCGGGACCGCGCTGGCCGGCCACGCCGACGTCGACATGGTGACGTTCACCGGGTCCACGGCCGTCGGGCGCAAGGTGATGGCGGCCGCCGCGGTGCACGGGCATCGCACACAGCTCGAGCTCGGCGGCAAAGCGCCGTTCGTGGTGTTCGACGACGCCGACCTGGACGCGGCGATCCAGGGTGCGGTCGCGGGTTCGCTGATCAACACCGGGCAGGACTGCACCGCGGCCACCCGGGCCCTTGTCGCCCGCGATCTGTACGACGACTTCGTCGCGGGTGTCGCCGAGGTGATGGGCAAGGTCGTCGTCGGCGATCCGCACGACCCCGACACCGACCTGGGCCCGCTGATCACCACTGCCCATCGGGACAAGGTGGCCGGCATGGTGTCGCGGGCGTCGGGTCAGGGTGGACGCGTGGTGACCGGCGGGGTCGCGCCGGACTTGCCCGGCTCGTTCTACCGGCCCACGCTGATCGCCGACGTCTCCGAGAGCTCCGAGGTATACCGCGACGAGATCTTCGGCCCGGTGCTGACCGTGCGGTCGTTCACCGACGACGACGACGCGATCCGGCAGGCCAACGACACGGTGTACGGGCTGGCGGCCTCAGCCTGGACGCGTGATGTGTACCGGGCGCAGCGGGCGTCGCGGGAGATCCACGCCGGCTGCGTGTGGATCAACGACCACATCCCGATCATCTCCGAGATGCCACACGGGGGCTTCGGCGCGTCGGGCTTCGGCAAGGACATGAGCCAGTACTCGCTCGAGGAGTACCTGTCGATCAAGCATGTGATGAGCGACATCACCGGCACGGTCGACAAGGCTTGGCACCGAACGGTTTTCACCCAGCGCTGACATGTCGTGAACGTGCAGACCCGGTAGTCGCACGTACTGGCGAGCTACCGGGAATGCACGTTCACGGGTCTTCGGACGCTAGACGGTGACGGCCTCCTCGTCGGCGAGGATGGTGACGGGGACGTTGACGGCGACGTCGGTGGTGGCGCCGTTGCCGTCGTCGACGGTGATGGTGAAGGTGTCGAGCACTGTTTGGGGTGCGTTGGGGTTGTTCGGGGGTACCGGGCCGAACGGGATGCCGTCGCGCAGTGTGGTTCCTGGTTGGCTGGCGACGAGCAGGACTGGGTCGTAGGCTTGGTCGCGCATGTTGAACACTGCGAATCCGAGTGTGTAGTCGCCGGTCTGGGAGACCTGGTAGGTGGCGGTTTGCCAGCCGGTGGATCCGTAGCTGCCGGTGGAGTAGTCGCCGGTGCCGGTGTTGGTGAATCCCAGGATGGCGTAGTTCTCGGCGTAGTTGTTGACCAACACTGTTGGTGCTGGGCCGCTGCCCTGGTAGACCAGGGTGGTGATGGAGCCGTCGTTGTAGGGCTCGTAGTCGGTGCCGATGTAGTTCCACACCATGGTGTAGACGGTGTCGGCCTCCAGGGACACGGTGCGGGTCATCCAGGTTGCGTCGGTGGGTGTTTCGGCTGCGGTGGTGATGACGGCCTGTTGTTGCGCGAGGGTCAGTCCCAGTGCCGTGCCGGCTTCGGCGAAGGTCTGGGTGCTGTTGGGTGAGAGTGCGGCCGCCGAGCCGTTGGGGGTGTGTAGCCAGGTGTGGGCTGGTGTGGCGGTGTCGGGTCGGGGTGGCGCGTCGAATGACAGCGGGGTGGTGATGACGCTGACTCCGGTGCCGAGGTTGTCGGGCGCGGTGAGCACCGGACCTTGGTCGGTGTTCACGGTTCCGGTGGTCCATTCGTCCAGTGAGCCGGTCCAGAAGCCGGTGTTGGGGCTCACTGGGACGGGGTTGTTGGGGGTGTAGACGAAGCCACCGGTCTCTGCGTCGATCGTGACCGTGCCGTACTGGGTCTCGATCGGCGCTGCGCTGTAGGTCAGGGTGTCGCCGTCGACATCTGTAGCGACGGTCGAGCCCAGGATCACACCGCTGGTCGCGTTGGGTGTTCCGGTGATCACCTGCACCACCGGCGCATCGTTGGTCCCGACGATGGACACCATCACCGAACCCGTCGACGGCAGGACGCCATCGGTGATGGTGTAGGTGAAGAGATCGGTGAGGATGTCCCCTGCCGCCAGGCCCTGTACCTCTGCGTTGTCCGAACCGAGGGTGTAGGACACCGACGATCCCGTGAAAGTGACTGTGCCGTAGGCGCCGTCGGTCACGGTGGTGATCGTCACCGGGTCACCGTCGACATCGCTGTCGTTGGCCAGCACCTCGTGGGTCAGGACGTCGGTGCTGTCCTCGGCGATGCTCCCGGCCGCGTCGTCGACGGCTACCGGCGCGTCGTTGACGTTGGTGATGACCACGGTGACCGTGGCACCGGCGTTCGACGTGCCGTCACTGATCGTGTAGGTGAAGCTGTCGGTGCCGTGGAAGTTCGCTGCCGGGGTGTAGGTGATGGTCCCATCGGCGGCGAGGCTGGTGCTCCCGTGAGAAGCCGTACCGACCGCGACGACGGACAGGGTGTCACCGCCCGCGTCGGAATCGTTGTCCAGCAACAGAACAGGTGCGATCGCTATTTCAGTGTCTTCCTCGGTCGTGACCTCGTCATCGGCTGCAACAGGCGGTGTGGTGGTCTCGGCGAGGATGGTGACGGGGACGTTGACGATGACGTCGGTGGTGGCGCCGTTGCCGTCGTCGACGGTGATGGTGAAGGTGTCGAGCACTGTTTGGGGTGCGTTGGGGTTGTTCGGTGGTACCGGGCCGAACGGGATGCCGTCGCGCAGTGTGGTTCCTGGTTGGCTGGCGACGAGCAGGACTGGGTCGTATGCTTGGTCGCGCATGTTGAACACTGCGAATCCGAGTGTGTAGTCGCCGGTCTGGGAGACCTGGTAGGTGGCGGTTTGCCAGCCGGTGGATCCGTAGCTGCCGGTGGAGTAGTCGCCGGTGCCGGTGTTGGTGAATCCCAGGATGGCGTAGTTCTCGGCGTAGTTGTTGACCAACACTGTTGGTGCTGGGCCGCTGCCCTGGTAGACCAGGGTGGTGATGGAGCCGTCGTTGTAGGGCTCGTAGTCGGTGCCGATGTAGTTCCACACCATGGTGTAGACGGTGTCGGCCTCCAGGGACACGGTGCGGGTCATCCAGGTTGCGTCGGTGGGTGTTTCGGCTGCGGTGGTGATGACGGCCTGTTGTTGCGCGAGGGTCAGTCCCAGTGCCGTGCCGGCTTCGGCGAAGGTCTGGGTGCTGTTGGGTGAGAGTGCGGCCGCCGAGCCGTTGGGGGTGTGTAGCCAGGTGTGGGCTGGTGTGCCGGTCTGGGGCCACTCGGGGGCGTTGAACGACAGCGGGGTGGTGATGACGCTGACTCCGGTGCCGAGGTTGTCCGGGGCGGTGACAGTCGGGCCCTGGTCGGTGTTCACGGTTCCGGTGGTCCATTCGTCCAGTGAGCCGGTCCAGAAGCCGGTGTTGGGGCTCACTGGGACGGGGTTGTTGGGGGTGTAGACGAAGCCACCGGTCTCTGCGTCGATCGTGACCGTGCCGTACTGGGTCTCGATCGGCGCTGCGCTGTAGGTCAGGGTGTCGCCGTCGACATCTGAAGCGACGGTCGAGCCCAGGATCACACCGGATATCGGGTTCGGTTGGCCCGCAACAGCTTGCGCTACGGGCGCATCGTTGACGCCCGTGATCGTGACGGTGACCGTCGCGGTGCGCTCAGATGTGGAGTCACTCACGGTGTAGGTGAAGGTGTCCGTGCCGAAGTGATCGACGTCGGGCGTGTAGGTGATGGTCCCGTCGCCGTTGACCATGGCGCTGCCATGTCCGGGTGTGCTCACGGCGACTACGTTCAGAGACGTGGTGTCGACGTCGTCGTCGTTGCCGACGACGTTGATGATGACCGCGGTCTCCTCGGAGGTTGTCGCGGTGTCATCGATCGCGACAGGTGCGTCGTCGACGGGTGCCACGGTGACCGTCACCGTGGCGGTGGCGGAGTTGGTGCCGTCGGAGACGGTGTAGGTGAAGAAGTCGACCCCGTTGAAGTTGGTGGCCGGCGTGTAGGCGATGGTGCCATTGGCGTTGACCGTAACGGACCCGCCCCATTCCGGGGTGCCCACGGAGGTGACGGTCAGCGCATCACCGTCGGGGTCGCTGTCGTTGTCCAGCACGTCGATGTTGGTGGTGCCGGAATCCTCGTCGATGGTGAGGACGTCGTTGGTCGTGACCGGCGCGGAGTCGGCAGCAGGGGCAACCGCCACCGAAACCGTGGTCGTCGAACCGTGTCCACCCCCGAACAGCAGGCTGGCGAGACCGTGGATGTGCCAGGGGCTGGCTTCGTC from Mycobacterium sp. DL includes:
- a CDS encoding aspartate aminotransferase family protein, with translation MTIISETEQTTTSDLAAKANRHLWGHFARHGEGITPTIITRGEGVHIWDSNGNKYIDGLSGLFVVQVGHGRAELAEAAAKQAESLAFFPLWSFATPPAIELAERLAGYAPGDLNRVFFTTGGGEAVESAWKLAKQYFKLTGRPGKYKVISRSIAYHGTPQGALAITGIPTFKAPFDPPTPGGFRVPNTNFYRAPEQFSSDPKAFGRYCADRIAEAIEFEGPDTVAAVFLEPVQNAGGCFPPPPGYFERVREICDEYDVLLVSDEVICAYGRIGSMFACNDFGYVPDIITCAKGLTSGYSPIGAMIASDRLFEPFNDGSTVFGHGYTFGGHPVSAAVALANLDIFEREGINDHVKQNASAFKATLDKLYDIPIVGDVRGEGFFYGIELVKDKATKETFDDDECERLLRGFLTPALFEAGLYCRADDRGDPVVQLAPPLISGQKEFDAIYDILHGVLTEASRRM
- a CDS encoding Lrp/AsnC family transcriptional regulator, with the protein product MANPGVPRVVGPVSFRVNQSRPGAAFQLDDLSKAIIEKLQQDGRRSYAGIGKAVGLSEAAVRQRVQRMVDAGVMQIVAVTDPMQLGFARQAMIGIKCTGDTTKIAEKLATIESVDYVVLTAGSFDAIVEVVCEDDDSLLELLNTKIRALPGVISTETLVYLKLVKQQYNWGTR
- a CDS encoding gamma-aminobutyraldehyde dehydrogenase, with the protein product MTVASSWIDGAPVLTGGAEHVVVNPATGEAVAEMALARPEDVDAAVASARTALRDWAGATPAERSAVLAKLAKLADEATDVLIAEEVSQTGKPVRLAREFDVPGSVDNIDFFAGAARHLEGKATAEYSGDHTSSIRREAVGVVATITPWNYPLQMAVWKVLPALAAGCSVVIKPAEITPLTTLTLARLASEAGLPDGVFNVLTGAGADVGTALAGHADVDMVTFTGSTAVGRKVMAAAAVHGHRTQLELGGKAPFVVFDDADLDAAIQGAVAGSLINTGQDCTAATRALVARDLYDDFVAGVAEVMGKVVVGDPHDPDTDLGPLITTAHRDKVAGMVSRASGQGGRVVTGGVAPDLPGSFYRPTLIADVSESSEVYRDEIFGPVLTVRSFTDDDDAIRQANDTVYGLAASAWTRDVYRAQRASREIHAGCVWINDHIPIISEMPHGGFGASGFGKDMSQYSLEEYLSIKHVMSDITGTVDKAWHRTVFTQR
- a CDS encoding Ig-like domain-containing protein, with product MGYAKHVGRVGALALALGIGTAVANPAWADTGDSGSADKSAQTQSPSSDPAGQQGDDAGDDAGDGAGFGGGTHHDDAADEEPQDITDETEEESEDIVDETDEEPQDIVVETDEEPQDILVETEEEPEEEILEIPLEAVPENFAPSSPAPEVAVPDNASPPVDESDSVSEQPAPALRQKDPEITESEGALEIQQSEPVEAKAFSLAMQTQGSADVTTQSAPAAAPVGVPAPAPLVQQPKSPIGVLLGGPVALLKIAGQALNMLFHPGPSMPGDPPLLLGVLAFVRREINRTFFNSAPHAVADIAATSEEVPTTIAVLGNDIDANLYPGGDVLTITKYTQAANGTVALNPDGTFTYTPDAGFTGTDTFAYTVSDEASPWHIHGLASLLFGGGHGSTTTVSVAVAPAADSAPVTTNDVLTIDEDSGTTNIDVLDNDSDPDGDALTVTSVGTPEWGGSVTVNANGTIAYTPATNFNGVDFFTYTVSDGTNSATATVTVTVAPVDDAPVAIDDTATTSEETAVIINVVGNDDDVDTTSLNVVAVSTPGHGSAMVNGDGTITYTPDVDHFGTDTFTYTVSDSTSERTATVTVTITGVNDAPVAQAVAGQPNPISGVILGSTVASDVDGDTLTYSAAPIETQYGTVTIDAETGGFVYTPNNPVPVSPNTGFWTGSLDEWTTGTVNTDQGPTVTAPDNLGTGVSVITTPLSFNAPEWPQTGTPAHTWLHTPNGSAAALSPNSTQTFAEAGTALGLTLAQQQAVITTAAETPTDATWMTRTVSLEADTVYTMVWNYIGTDYEPYNDGSITTLVYQGSGPAPTVLVNNYAENYAILGFTNTGTGDYSTGSYGSTGWQTATYQVSQTGDYTLGFAVFNMRDQAYDPVLLVASQPGTTLRDGIPFGPVPPNNPNAPQTVLDTFTITVDDGNGATTDVIVNVPVTILAETTTPPVAADDEVTTEEDTEIAIAPVLLLDNDSDAGGDTLSVVAVGTASHGSTSLAADGTITYTPAANFHGTDSFTYTISDGTSNAGATVTVVITNVNDAPVAVDDAAGSIAEDSTDVLTHEVLANDSDVDGDPVTITTVTDGAYGTVTFTGSSVSYTLGSDNAEVQGLAAGDILTDLFTYTITDGVLPSTGSVMVSIVGTNDAPVVQVITGTPNATSGVILGSTVATDVDGDTLTYSAAPIETQYGTVTIDAETGGFVYTPNNPVPVSPNTGFWTGSLDEWTTGTVNTDQGPVLTAPDNLGTGVSVITTPLSFDAPPRPDTATPAHTWLHTPNGSAAALSPNSTQTFAEAGTALGLTLAQQQAVITTAAETPTDATWMTRTVSLEADTVYTMVWNYIGTDYEPYNDGSITTLVYQGSGPAPTVLVNNYAENYAILGFTNTGTGDYSTGSYGSTGWQTATYQVSQTGDYTLGFAVFNMRDQAYDPVLLVASQPGTTLRDGIPFGPVPPNNPNAPQTVLDTFTITVDDGNGATTDVAVNVPVTILADEEAVTV